cccccctcccccaggacccccccaaataCCTGAGCAGGCGCtcgggcccggccgcccccaGGTCGCAGCGCAGCCCCCGGATCGCCGCCGTCACCCGCAGCCGCCCCAGCAGGtcccgcggccccgcccgggTCAAGGCCACGGTCACCCGGGCCAGCTCGGCCCCGGGGGGGGCCCCGTGTTCCCGGGGGGGCTCCGGCTGCCAGCACCCCCAGAACGGCTCGGCCTGGGGGCGAAACGGGTCTCTctaggggggttttgggggggggcagttattggggggggtccctgtggttCTTTAGGGAACGTTGCGGGGTTATTGTGGGGCAAtattggggggtctgggggggtcctgtGGTTCTTCAGGGACCTTTGGGGTGATGTTGGGAGATTCTGGGGGTTATTGTGGGGCAATctgggggggtcttggggtgTCCTGTGATTCTCCAGGGTCCtttggggagatttgggggggtctgggggtttcCTGTCGTTCTTGAAGGACCtttggggagatttggggggttattttggggcAATATTGGGGGGTCTTGGGGTGTCCTGTGAGTCTTTAAGGTCCTTTGGGGagattttgggggatttggggacaattGGGGGGTCTCTgagaaagagcagaggagaTTTTGGGGCATCCTGTGGTTCTTTAGGGACCtttggggagatttggggcGTCCGGGGGGTTATTGTGGGGCAGTATTGGGGGGTCTTGGGGtgtcctgtgattctgtaaggTCCTGTGGGGAGATCTTGGGCGGTTCAGGGGCAACTGGGGGGACCCTGCGAAGGAGCagaggagatttgggggggtctgggggtgtcccGTGATTCTTTAAGGTCATctggggagatttggggggtcctggggggttaTTATGAGGCAATATTGGGGGGGTCCTGTGGTTCTTTAGGATCTTTTGGGGAGATCttggggggggtcctggggcaACTGGGGGACCCTCCGAAGACACAGATTTttggggggatctggggggcGGTATTCAAGGGTTTTAGGTGAATTATAGatgtggggggacacagggaggaTACTGGGGGGTCTCTGACCTTGCGGGGgtcccagcgctgccccggTGCCAGGGCCACCAGGGGGGTGTGCGGGGGGAGCGCCCCGAAAAACCCCTCGGTGTCCACGGCCGTCCCGTCCTGGGCCAGCGCCAGCGTCACCCGCGGGCCCAGCGCCAGCGCCGCCCCCGCCTCGGCAATCACAGTAATTACGGTAatgggggggcgggggtggaATaggggggacccggggggggctgggggactCAGGGAGGGGTAATTAGAACAATTAAAGGGGTCTGGGGGTGGAATAACTGAGACATGGGAAGGGGGTAATTAGGGCAATTaaggggtctggggggtcttgggggcctgggggggcaATTAGGGCAATTAAAGGGGTCTTGGGGTGGAACATTGGGGACCTGGGGGGCAATTAAAGGGGACCCGGGGGTAATTAGAGGCTGTTGGGGTGACTGGGataattgggggggggggggacacaggagcaGTTAAGGGGATTCCAAGGGGTAATtaggggggatttgggggtaaTTAGAGGttctggggagcacagggggGGTAGGAGAAGCCTTGAGGAAATATTGGGGGTAATTAGGGGTTACAAGGGGGGGGTCTAAGGGGCAATTAAGAGTCTGCGAGGGGGGTTCTGTGGGCAATCGGTGtcccggggggggtcccagggacaATTACgggtcccgggggggggtcTAAGGGGCAATTAAGGGTCCCAGGGGTAATTAGGGTCCCCgaggggggtcccaggggtaATTAGGGGTCCCGGGTGGGGGGTCTCAGGGGTAATTAAGGGACTTGTGGGGGGTCCCAAGGACAATTTGGGTCCTGGGGTGGGGTCCTAGGGGCAATTaagggtccctgggggggtcccaggagcAATTAAGGGTCCCGAGTGGGGGTTCCATGGACAATTAGGGTCCGAGAGGTAATTAAGGGACTTGGGGTGTCCCAGGGCCAActggggtcccgggggtcccgCTCACCTGCTCCCGCAGCTCCCCCAGACTCGCCGCCACcagcccccggggccgccccccccgcgggTCACACACCCAGAAcggccgcgggggcggcggcgggggggggggccaGGCCCGTCGggccacagccctggggacagcggggccgtCACGGGGGTGGCCCCGGCGGGACCCCCAGCCGGTCACCCCACAACCCCCCGCAGCCAGCATGGCGGCCCCCGCAGCCAGCATGGCGGCCCCCGCGCCGCCTCCAATCCAACATGGCGGCCCCCGCGCCGCCTCCAATCCAACATGGCGGCCCCCGCGGCCCCCCATTATCCCACACGATGACCCCCCAGAGCTCCCCCCCCGCAACATCATGagcccccgcccccccagcaCAACCCGGCGGCCCCCCTGGGGTCCCCACTCCAACGcggcggcccccccggccccccacccccagccgCTCACCTCAGCACGTCCATCCCGGCACGGGGACCCGGGCGGCCGCGGGCAAAGTCCAGAGCTCAcggggcggggccgctgccGGGAGGACCCCGGCGGCCGGGGACCGACAGGAGCCGCTAAAACACTTCGAGACTGGGGGCCCGGGCGCCGGGGCCTCCCCCCAGGACGCCTGGGgccttcccggacgcctgggtcccctccttccccccaacTACATTTCtcagcgcggccccgccccctccccacagctcctccctcggccccgcccctcccgccgccccgccccttcccgtGGCgccccgcgcggccccgccccttcccgtGGTGCTCAGCGCCGCCATGTTCCTGCAGTGCTACACGGATGGGCGCGGGGAGCGCGTCTACACCCTCAAGGTACCGGGGGAagcgggcggggggggctcGGGAGGGCTCCGGGGGTCCCGGCGCGGCCTCACCAGTCCCTTCGCTCCCCGCAGAAGGTGTCCCCGGCGGGGCAGCCCACCCGCTCGGCGCACCCGGCCCGCTTCTCCCCCGACGACAAGTACTCCCGGCACCGCCTGGCCCTGAAGCGGCGGTTCGGCGTCCTGCCCACCCAGCAGCCGCGGCCGCTGCTCTGAGGGACGAGCCCCGTCGTGGCCCCCGCCCCCGGCGGAACCGATCGTGGAATAAAAACCGATTGAAACGCAAACGGCTCCGCGTGGTCTGTGAGCGGCCGCCTTGGCCACGCCCCTCCCCAAGCCACGCCCCTCCGCAAGCCACGCCCCCCCGCCTCCTAGCCACGCCCCCCGCCTCCTAGCCACGCCCCTCTCCCGCCGCCGCGATGGGGACGGGCGCGGCCACGCCCACATCGCgaagccccgcccaccccggGCTTAGCCACGCCCCGCAGGaggagctttattttttaaaattttttttaattaaccttTGGGCGCTAATTGAGTTGTGGGTGGGACACATTAACAGGTATCAATGTGTGTTCACAGCCATTAATGTGTCCATTAGTCTCTATTAGTGGTTCTTTATGTGTATTAATATGGATTAATGTTTATTAATCCGGATTAATGTTTATTAATCTGGATTAATGTGCATCAATACATAGGATGTGTATTAGTACCGAGATATATTGTGTTTAAATATGCATTATTGCACGGCAGTGTGTATTTCTATTAGTATCTGTTATTGTGTATTAATGTGTTCTAGCGTCTATTAATGTGTATTAGTATTGACATGAATTAATATGTATTGATATGTTTTATAAGTATCAATATATATTAATGTTTATTAGTATTAATATGTATTAAAGTGTCTGTATTCATGTGCATTAATAAGTATTAGTGTATATTAGTATGTATTAATATGTATTAGTATGTATTAATGTGTATTAATGTATATGAGTACGTAGTAATGTGGTTTAGTATGTGTTAAtgtgtattaatatttattaccttattaaattataatttatataattatattaataGCATATTATAACATATTATAATACTAAAATTATGGTATTGTAGTATAAATATATTATGTTAATTATATTATAGTAATTATATTATAttgtatttattatattatattatattaatattatattatagtaatattatattaatattatattatagtaatattatattatattaatattatattatatCAATATTATATTGTCctgttatgttatgttatattaatttatattaatttttacattGTACCTGTTATGTTTCCACGGTTATATTTCTGGTTGTTAGTGTAAAGCAGGGCACTCGTGGCCCTGAGCCGCAGGCCGGGTCCAGTGTTCCAGCTGCCCTCGTGCTtcgccgcctcctcccgcctTCATTTCCACAAGCCCAGCCCgtaaataattattaattacAGCCCAACATGTAAATAACGATTATCGGCGCGCTCAGCTGTAATTAACTCGTTAACTCGCCCGCCCGGGTTATCGCAGGAAGACAAACAGCGGCAGACGTTTGACGATGTTTTTCTCCGCGCgactattttatttcactttattttattcttttttttctccaggaagCAGCAAAAGCTCCTTGAGTTTCCAACGCGGGCGACGCTTCGAtgatggaaaaatacagaaacgCAGCACGAGCCGCCGCAGCGGCAGCGCGGCCGCGCTCCGTCCCGCTCCGTCCCGCTCCGTCCCGCGCCTCCGGCTCCGGAACGCAGTGACGCGACCTCGGGGACGCTCGCTAATTCCTTAACGAGCCGGAGGGGCCGCCTGGCCCGCGGCAGCGACCGCGCTCCTGCGGGTTTCTCTGGTGCTGGGGGTTCCTGTCGCTGCGGCCTAAACCCCCCGGAGCCGTGAAACCTGCGGCCCGGGCGGCCCGGCGCGCCCGGTGCTCCCGGTACGGCCCAGTACggcccagtgctcccagtacagccccagtgctcccagtacggCCCAGTGCTCCCGGTACGGCCCCAGTACAGGCCCAGCGCACCCGgtgctcccagtacagcccagttctcccagtgctcccagtacagccccagtgctcccagtacggcccagtgctcccagtacagccccagtgctcccagtacggCCCCAGTGCTCCCGGTACGGCCCAGTACggcccagtgctcccagtgctcccagtacaggCCCGGCGCGCCCAGTACggcccagtgctcccagtacggccccagtgctcccagtacagccccagtgctcccagtacggccccagtgctcccagtacaggCCCAGCGCACCCAGTGCggcccagtgctcccagtatgggcccagtgctcccagtacaggcccagtgctcccagtatggcccagttctcccagtgctcccagtacagccccagtgctcccagtacaggcccagtgctcccagtatggccccagtgctcccagtacggCCCAGCGCACCCAGTGCggcccagtgctcccagtatgggcccagtgctcccagtacaggcccagtgctcccagtacgggcccagtgctcccagtacagccccaGCACTCCCATTATggccccagtgctcccagtacagcccagtgctcccagtacagccccagtgctcccagtacggctccagtgctcccagtacagccccagtgctcccagtacggcccagtgctcccagtacagtccagtgctcccagtacggccccagtgctcccagtatggccccagtgctcccagtacagccccagtgctcccagtacagccccaGCACTCCCATTATggccccagtgctcccagtacagcccagtgctcccagtacggccccagtgctcccattatggccccagtgctcccagtatggccccagtgctcccagtacagcccagtgttcccagtatggcccagtgctcccagtatggcccagtgctcccagtacggcccagtgctcccagtacagccccagtgctcccagcacaggcCCGGCACGCCCGGTACggcccagtgctcccagtacagccccaGTACGGCCCCAGTACAGGCCCCTTGCTCCCAGTACGGCCCCAGTACAGGCCCAGCGCGCCCGGTGCTCCCAGTACggcccagttctcccagtgctcccagtacagccccaGTGCTCCCGGTACggccccagggctcccagtacgtcccagtgctcccagtacggCCCCAGTGTGCCCAGTACAGGCCCAGGGCTCCCAGTATggcccagttctcccagtgctcccagtacagccccagtgctcccagtacggccccagtgctcccagtacagccccagggctcccagtacaggcccagtgctcccagtacagccccagtgctcccagtatggcccagttctcccagtgctcccagtacagccccagtgctcccagtacaggtcaagtgctcccagtacagccccagtgctcccagtacggccccagtgctcccagtacagccccagtgctcccagtacaggcccagtgctcccagtacggccccagtgctcccagtacggcccagtgctcccagtacggcccagtgctcccagtacaggTCTCGTGCTCCCATTATGGCCCCAGTGCTCCCATTATggccccagtgctcccagtatggccccagtgctcccagtacagcccagtgctcccagtacggcccagtgctcccagtacagcccagtgctcccagtttaCTCCGGGTGCTCCCAGTTCACCCCACCCATAAACAGTTTCTGTTCCAGCCCGTCCCGGCGCCTCCTTGGGCCGAGTCCCAAACCCCCCgaattcaccccaaaacgcCGCCACCCGCCCTACGGTGCCTTTATGGCGGGGGGGGTGTCGtgggggccatggggacaccccgggggggacacggacaatgtgggggatgtggggacacagggaccccccggGATGGTGGCGACACGGGTGACACGGGTGACAGTGACattgtggggacatggggggggcacagggacaccccGGGGGTGACGTGTGGCCAcgtgccccccccaccccgcccggacgcctgggtccctcgggcGCACCCGCTGTCCAAACAGGGCGCGTCACCCGGTCACACCCGGCGCCACAAACACCGACACAcccggggggccccggggggGACCCCGCGCTCTGCAGGACACAcggacaccatggggacacacggacaccatggggacacacggacaccatggggacactgagacTTGGGGGACCCCCACacagtggggaaactgaggcacgggagGCCCGCCCTCCCCGCTacggggacatggaggggacccacggacaccatggggacacacggacactatggggacccccccacaatggggaaactgaggcacagccccccccccacacacacactctggGGACACCGAGGCACTCGGGGGTGACACCAAAGCACCTTtattgtccccctgtccccggggGGGCTCAGAGGTCGTAtccggggggcggggggggcacggcCGCCCCCAGCGTCACCTGCGCCAGGTAGGACGAGTCGAAGCAGCGTCGGcgcgcggggcccccccgggAGCAGCAGCCGCGGGGGTCGCGCCAGGGGGTGGCGCAGAGGGCGGCGATGGcctgggacagctggggacagcggcACGGGGGTcagggggctcgggggggggTGGGTCCCCAAAGCCCCTGGACCCCCCACCCCGATGTCACTCACCTGGTCCTGGGCGCAGGCGCTTTGCTGCGGCGGGGGGACAGGGCAGCACGCGGTTGTCACGGCCCCCAGGAGCTCCGGGACCGGGCgcctgtggggacacgggggggtcaccggggacacgggggggtcacCTGCCTGGGGGGGACAGgcgggacacgggggggacacagggacgcGGGGGGTCACCTCCCTatgggggacaccagggacatggggggggtgtcacctccctatgggggacaccagggacatggcggggacaccagggacatgggggggggCCACCTCTTGGGCAGTGGGGgtctcccggacacctgggtccctgaGACGGGGGTTCCTGGGGGATGGGGGagtcccggacacctgggtccctttttgaGATGCGGGGGCCATGGGGGATGGAGGGTCCCCCCCTtgctcagggtttgggggtggggggtcacccctcccgcactcctgggtccctcctccCCTGTAGTGCCCCTCCCCCAGCCGCTGGGGGGCGCCCTCGCctgcccggacgcctgggtccctcaaggggggtgttttttggggtttttttggttgggggGGGCACCCACTTCTTGGTGACGAGGCGGGTGGGGGCGCAGAGCGAGCGCAgcagcgcggggccgggccgggccaggCTCACGTTGTACAGCTCCCGGTCGTAgttggggtggggggcggcggcggcgaagCAGCGGCCGCGGGAGCCCGCCCCGCGCTGGCAGCACCGGTGCTGCCCCGTCTTCACCGCCGCCTCCTCCTGGCAGAACCGCTCCAGCCCCGTCTGCCACTGCGGGGGGGAAACAGGGTcagcccggacgcctgggttcccccctGGGGTCATTCTcagaacacctgggtccctcctcggatgcctgggtccctccccagcccccggacgcctgggtccctccccagATGCCTGAGTCCTTCCTAAAGGCAATGGTcccctccccggacgcctgggtcccttcctggGCATCTGGGTCATTCccaggacacctgggtcccaccctggacgcctgggtcccttcccggatgcctgggtccctctttGTCACCTGGGGTCATTCCCAGAACATGTGGGTCCCctccccggatgcctgggtccctccttgtcacctgggtcccctccccggatgcctgggtccctccttgtcacctgggtcccctccccggatgcctgggtccctcctcgTCACCTGGGTCCActccccggatgcctgggtccctcccaaacaCTTGTGTCCCTCTCTGGACTCCTGGGgccctcccggacgcctgggtccctcccaaacccACGGGTCCCAAGCCAAAAAACGCAGGTttctccccggacgcctgggtccctccctgcccgccgtgtccccccgtgtcacTCACGGCGCGGCGTGCGCAGTCCAGGCTGTGGTTGCGGCAGCAGCGGCCGAACTCGCGCTCCAGGCGCAGGCTCATGCGCCCGCGGGGGCTCGAGGGGCCGGGGAGGCTGCGCCGCAGCCCCGAAAACCCGCAGATGTTCCCCAGGTTGGCGGCCGTGGGCTCCCCGGGGGGGAAGGGCGGCGCGGGGACGTCCCAGTCGGTGACGATGGCGGTGGGGGGGTTGTCGGCGGCCGCGGCCGCGACGGCGTCGGGGCCCCGCGCGAAGCAGCGGCGCCGGGCGGCCCCTTCCTGCCGGCAGCAGTGGAATTGCCGCGTTTTCACCCCGAACTCGTCGGTGCAGAAATCGTCCAGCACGTCCGTCCACTGCGGGATGGGGGGGCAGAACTGTCACCAATGCCGCGTGTCACCGACCCCCCGGCagtgcctgggtcccctccccaaATACTTGGGTCCCAGCCTGGACACCAGGGCCACCTTCCCAAACTCCTGGCTCCCTCCTAGTCACCTAGGTCCCCTCCTCAGACATGTGGGTCCCTCTGTGTCACCTGGGTCTCTCCtgtccccccccgtgtcccctgggCCACCTTCCCAAAAGGCTGGatccctcccggacgcctgggtccctccttgTCCCGAATCCCTCCCCAgtgcccggacgcctgggtccctcctggccCCGGGTCCCTCCCCagcgcccggacgcctgggtccctcctggccCCGAATCCCTCCCCAgtgcccggacgcctgggtccctccttgTCCCGAATCCCTCCCCAgtgcccggacgcctgggtccctcctggccCCGGGTCCCTCCCCAgtgcccggacgcctgggtccctcctggccccaaatccctcctcagtgcccggacgcctgggtccctccttgTCCCGAATCCCTCCCCAgtgcccggacgcctgggtccctcccggacgcctgggtccctcctggtCCCGAATCCCTCCCCAgtgcccggacgcctgggtccctccttgTCCCGAATCCCTCCCCAgtgcccggacgcctgggtccctcctggccCCGAATCCCTCCCCAgtgcccggacgcctgggtccctccttgTCCCGAATCACTCCCCAgtgcccggacgcctgggtccctcctggccCCGGGTCCCTCCCCAgtgcccggacgcctgggtccctccttgTCCCGAATCCCTCCCCAgtgcccggacgcctgggtccctcctggccCCGAATCCCTCCCCAgtgcccggacgcctgggtccctcccggacgcctgggtccctcctggccCCGGGTCCCTCCCGTGCCACTCACCGCGCGCCGCGCGCAGGGCAGCGGGTGCCGCAGGAGGCAGCAGGCGCTGAGCCGCGGGTGCAGCGCGGCCAGAGCCGCCGCCTGGCGCCGCAGGTGGGCGAAGGCgctggggggcagcgggggcgccggggcggcggcgggcggctgcTGGCAGTGCCGGGTGACCGCGGTGGCCTCGGGCCAGGCCGGGGGGAACCCGTCCAGGGCGCTGCCCCAGAACGGGGGGCCCAGCGGGGGGCGGGTGACACCGGCGGCCGCCAGGACGTCGGGGGGCAGCGGCgggtcctgctcctgctgcagcactgggggGGCGGGGTGTCCCCACGTGTCACTATGTGGACGCCCCGGCCCCGTttgtccccccgccccgtgtCGCGGTGGCCCCCGTCCCCAacccccgctgtccccaccccgtgtccccccctccATTCATGTCCCCCCACCCGCGTCCCCCCatccatgtcccctgtccccatgtcaccccccaccccccttgtcccccccatCCACGTCCCCATTCCAAGAcgtcccccccgtccccaaCCTCGGTGTCCCCACATCCATCCCCAACCCtcccatccccacgtcccctcccatgtccccacgtccccccgtgtccccccgcggGCCCCCGTCCTCACGCTGCTCCACGTGCggctgccccagctccagctccagcgcCTCCTGTGCCACCTGCTGGGGACTCTCCGGGGCCACCACTGTCACCGGGGGGGACACAGACACAGGGGCTCAGCGGGGACACCCCCAGTCCCACGGGAGCCccatgctggggaggggacccaggcgtccggggaggggACCCAAAAGTGTCACCAGAGATCCaggtggctggggaggggacatggagaggaacccaggcgttcgggaaggggacacaggtgacacAGGAGGGGACCCAATGCGTGggcagggacccaggcattcgggtgtggacccaggtgtccggggagGTGGCCTGAAAGTGTCaccagggacccaggcatccggggaaGGGGACCTggacagggacccaggcgttcgggaagGAGACACAGGTGTCcccagaggggacccaggcgtccggggaggggGACCTGGacagggacccaggtgtccggagaggggacccaggtgtttgGGGAGAGACAGAGGTGtcctggggaggggacccaggcgtccgggcgggggacccaggcgttcggggaaggacccaggcgCCCGGGGGACTCACCGGCGGCGccgaggatgaggaggaggaggccgcGGGAGGCCATGGCGT
This is a stretch of genomic DNA from Caloenas nicobarica isolate bCalNic1 chromosome 31, bCalNic1.hap1, whole genome shotgun sequence. It encodes these proteins:
- the LOC136000126 gene encoding lipid transferase CIDEB-like isoform X4, whose protein sequence is MDVLRAVARRAWPPPPPPPPRPFWVCDPRGGRPRGLVAASLGELREQAGAALALGPRVTLALAQDGTAVDTEGFFGALPPHTPLVALAPGQRWDPRKAEPFWGCWQPEPPREHGAPPGAELARVTVALTRAGPRDLLGRLRVTAAIRGLRCDLGAAGPERLLRKRPLWHRVLRQLHGPEHTSWGGQWNQSGGWQLCDPGRRSALCFASRYPTVLQGGPPCPPKLPCAAPPPPPKHARTPRREGGWAAPDAWVPGKGSRDFPMCYSRRLLLGRVGGGRDGTPRVTPPHLGGPEASRVF
- the ECM1 gene encoding extracellular matrix protein 1, whose product is MASRGLLLLILGAAVVAPESPQQVAQEALELELGQPHVEQLLQQEQDPPLPPDVLAAAGVTRPPLGPPFWGSALDGFPPAWPEATAVTRHCQQPPAAAPAPPLPPSAFAHLRRQAAALAALHPRLSACCLLRHPLPCARRAWTDVLDDFCTDEFGVKTRQFHCCRQEGAARRRCFARGPDAVAAAAADNPPTAIVTDWDVPAPPFPPGEPTAANLGNICGFSGLRRSLPGPSSPRGRMSLRLEREFGRCCRNHSLDCARRAWQTGLERFCQEEAAVKTGQHRCCQRGAGSRGRCFAAAAPHPNYDRELYNVSLARPGPALLRSLCAPTRLVTKKRPVPELLGAVTTACCPVPPPQQSACAQDQLSQAIAALCATPWRDPRGCCSRGGPARRRCFDSSYLAQVTLGAAVPPPPPGYDL
- the LOC136000126 gene encoding uncharacterized protein LOC136000126 isoform X5, giving the protein MLAAGGCGVTGWGSRRGHPRDGPAVPRAVARRAWPPPPPPPPRPFWVCDPRGGRPRGLVAASLGELREQRDPFRPQAEPFWGCWQPEPPREHGAPPGAELARVTVALTRAGPRDLLGRLRVTAAIRGLRCDLGAAGPERLLRKRPLWHRVLRQLHGPEHTSWGGQWNQSGGWQLCDPGRRSALCFASRYPTVLQGGPPCPPKLPCAAPPPPPKHARTPRREGGWAAPDAWVPGKGSRDFPMCYSRRLLLGRVGGGRDGTPRVTPPHLGGPEASRVF
- the LOC136000126 gene encoding uncharacterized protein LOC136000126 isoform X6, with protein sequence MLAAGGCGVTGWGSRRGHPRDGPAVPRAVARRAWPPPPPPPPRPFWVCDPRGGRPRGLVAASLGELREQAEPFWGCWQPEPPREHGAPPGAELARVTVALTRAGPRDLLGRLRVTAAIRGLRCDLGAAGPERLLRKRPLWHRVLRQLHGPEHTSWGGQWNQSGGWQLCDPGRRSALCFASRYPTVLQGGPPCPPKLPCAAPPPPPKHARTPRREGGWAAPDAWVPGKGSRDFPMCYSRRLLLGRVGGGRDGTPRVTPPHLGGPEASRVF
- the LOC136000126 gene encoding lipid transferase CIDEB-like isoform X2; the protein is MLAAGGCGVTGWGSRRGHPRDGPAVPRAVARRAWPPPPPPPPRPFWVCDPRGGRPRGLVAASLGELREQAGAALALGPRVTLALAQDGTAVDTEGFFGALPPHTPLVALAPGQRWDPRKAEPFWGCWQPEPPREHGAPPGAELARVTVALTRAGPRDLLGRLRVTAAIRGLRCDLGAAGPERLLRKRPLWHRVLRQLHGPEHTSWGGQWNQSGGWQLCDPGRRSALCFASRIRGSGNSANRRKRKRRVIGPARRVWGRGGDTGGPRVPGSTSSPDPPPNFCIFARPRFCMRLKRDAAGKKYIF
- the LOC136000126 gene encoding lipid transferase CIDEB-like isoform X1, which gives rise to MLAAGGCGVTGWGSRRGHPRDGPAVPRAVARRAWPPPPPPPPRPFWVCDPRGGRPRGLVAASLGELREQAGAALALGPRVTLALAQDGTAVDTEGFFGALPPHTPLVALAPGQRWDPRKAEPFWGCWQPEPPREHGAPPGAELARVTVALTRAGPRDLLGRLRVTAAIRGLRCDLGAAGPERLLRKRPLWHRVLRQLHGPEHTSWGGQWNQSGGWQLCDPGRRSALCFASRYPTVLQGGPPCPPKLPCAAPPPPPKHARTPRREGGWAAPDAWVPGKGSRDFPMCYSRRLLLGRVGGGRDGTPRVTPPHLGGPEASRVF
- the LOC136000126 gene encoding lipid transferase CIDEB-like isoform X7, whose protein sequence is MLAAGGCGVTGWGSRRGHPRDGPAVPRAVARRAWPPPPPPPPRPFWVCDPRGGRPRGLVAASLGELREQAGAALALGPRVTLALAQDGTAVDTEGFFGALPPHTPLVALAPGQRWDPRKAEPFWGCWQPEPPREHGAPPGAELARVTVALTRAGPRDLLGRLRVTAAIRGLRCDLGAAGPERLLREALRLLAATARAVGRGLLRVSALLQRLLEGGAEQGRNWER
- the LOC136000126 gene encoding lipid transferase CIDEB-like isoform X8 codes for the protein MLAAGGCGVTGWGSRRGHPRDGPAVPRAVARRAWPPPPPPPPRPFWVCDPRGGRPRGLVAASLGELREQAGAALALGPRVTLALAQDGTAVDTEGFFGALPPHTPLVALAPGQRWDPRKAEPFWGCWQPEPPREHGAPPGAELARVTVALTRAGPRDLLGRLRVTAAIRGLRCDLGAAGPERLLRPLVARSSGNSEAPAGRFGRGFKR
- the NOP10 gene encoding H/ACA ribonucleoprotein complex subunit 3: MFLQCYTDGRGERVYTLKKVSPAGQPTRSAHPARFSPDDKYSRHRLALKRRFGVLPTQQPRPLL
- the LOC136000126 gene encoding lipid transferase CIDEB-like isoform X3; amino-acid sequence: MLAAGGCGVTGWGSRRGHPRDGPAVPRAVARRAWPPPPPPPPRPFWVCDPRGGRPRGLVAASLGELREQDGTAVDTEGFFGALPPHTPLVALAPGQRWDPRKAEPFWGCWQPEPPREHGAPPGAELARVTVALTRAGPRDLLGRLRVTAAIRGLRCDLGAAGPERLLRKRPLWHRVLRQLHGPEHTSWGGQWNQSGGWQLCDPGRRSALCFASRYPTVLQGGPPCPPKLPCAAPPPPPKHARTPRREGGWAAPDAWVPGKGSRDFPMCYSRRLLLGRVGGGRDGTPRVTPPHLGGPEASRVF